One Oncorhynchus masou masou isolate Uvic2021 chromosome 18, UVic_Omas_1.1, whole genome shotgun sequence DNA window includes the following coding sequences:
- the LOC135503861 gene encoding neuropeptides B/W receptor type 2-like, whose product MENISIANTRSGAPVVCNESMDYYYLSTTNRTDLNCTPQSELYFYADLYVVLPVIYSVICAVGLTGNTAVIYVILKAPKMKTVTNMFILNLAIADDLFTLVLPINIAEHLLHYWPFGEVLCKVILSIDHYNIFSSIYFLTVMSVDRYLVVLATVRSKRMPYRTYRAAKIVSLCVWILVILIVMPFTVFAGVYISPDDSDRKSCVLSFPSPESLWFKASRIYTLILGFAIPVSTICILYTMMLYKLRNMRLNSNAKALDKAKKKVTIMVFIVLAVCLFCWTPFHLSTIVALTTDLRTTPLLIGLSYFITSLSYANSCLNPFLYAFLDDSFRKAFKKMLECRPAGM is encoded by the coding sequence ATGGAGAATATATCTATCGCGAACACCCGCAGCGGAGCTCCGGTTGTGTGTAACGAATCCATGGACTACTATTATCTGAGCACGACGAACCGGACAGATCTGAACTGCACGCCGCAATCAGAGTTATACTTTTATGCCGACCTCTACGTGGTCCTGCCGGTGATATATTCGGTGATATGTGCCGTGGGGTTAACGGGGAACACGGCGGTTATCTACGTTATCCTCAAAGCGCCCAAAATGAAAACCGTGACCAATATGTTTATCCTAAACTTGGCGATAGCCGACGACCTGTTTACTCTGGTACTACCCATCAACATCGCCGAGCACCTGCTCCACTACTGGCCCTTTGGAGAGGTGTTGTGTAAGGTCATCCTGAGCATAGACCACTATAACATCTTCTCCAGTATCTACTTCCTGACGGTCATGAGTGTGGACCGTTATCTGGTCGTACTGGCAACGGTGCGTTCCAAGCGCATGCCCTACCGTACCTACCGCGCAGCGAAGATAGTGAGCCTGTGCGTCTGGATCCTCGTGATTCTAATCGTAATGCCGTTCACGGTATTCGCTGGGGTCTACATCAGTCCGGACGACTCGGACAGGAAAAGCTGCGTCCTCAGCTTTCCGAGCCCGGAGAGTTTGTGGTTCAAGGCGAGCCGGATATACACCCTGATCCTCGGCTTCGCCATCCCGGTGTCGACCATCTGTATTCTCTACACCATGATGCTGTACAAACTACGGAACATGCGTCTCAACTCCAACGCCAAGGCGCTGGACAAGGCTAAAAAGAAAGTAACTATTATGGTGTTTATAGTCTTAGCGGTGTGTCTGTTCTGTTGGACCCCGTTTCACCTCAGCACCATAGTGGCTCTCACCACCGACCTGAGGACCACTCCGCTGCTCATCGGTTTGTCCTACTTTATCACCAGCCTCAGCTACGCAAACTCTTGTCTTAACCCTTTTCTTTACGCCTTCCTGGATGACAGCTTCAGGAAGGCTTTCAAGAAGATGCTAGAATGTAGACCGGCAGGAATGTAG